One stretch of Chitinophaga pendula DNA includes these proteins:
- a CDS encoding Crp/Fnr family transcriptional regulator, with product MKALIDLILQFGDLNEQQIDLLLSKTKTLEFKKDDYFSEAGKVPRYVGFVVTGIFRFCYYNNKNEEITNYFVDEGNFVSDNVKFESQLEASEYIQAVTDCKVVAFSKKDWDDISHTIVGFEMIKANIIKKCLMLAMERRSPLVSEDATTRYLYFIETFPTLVNRIPLSYVASYLGITQQSLSRIRRNIR from the coding sequence ATGAAAGCGCTAATTGATCTGATTCTCCAATTCGGAGATTTGAATGAACAGCAGATTGATCTTCTTTTGAGTAAGACCAAGACACTAGAGTTTAAGAAGGATGACTATTTTTCAGAAGCGGGTAAAGTGCCTAGATATGTTGGCTTCGTTGTTACAGGCATATTTCGCTTTTGTTACTACAACAATAAAAACGAAGAGATTACCAATTACTTTGTCGATGAAGGTAACTTCGTATCAGATAATGTGAAGTTTGAATCTCAGCTAGAAGCATCTGAATATATACAGGCGGTTACCGACTGCAAGGTCGTTGCTTTCAGCAAAAAGGATTGGGATGATATCTCCCACACCATTGTTGGCTTTGAAATGATCAAGGCCAATATCATTAAAAAATGTTTGATGTTGGCTATGGAAAGAAGAAGCCCCTTGGTTTCCGAAGATGCCACCACGCGATACTTGTATTTTATTGAGACCTTCCCTACTCTTGTTAACCGCATTCCGCTTTCCTATGTAGCGTCTTATCTAGGCATTACCCAACAATCCCTCAGCAGAATACGCCGGAACATCCGCTAA
- a CDS encoding DUF1826 domain-containing protein — protein sequence MMTDLSPAEQHIQYVTSFQDLAYTPFEGAINAICWRRTLGGNFSEIVKRVALNGNITEIQPEELRELQLSEQGQLARDILLNDLQLLTAHGASPVLNVINHYEQDDSYLFFPTDVYSFHVDRSPIPTDTFLCTYYGDSSEILPNAQGQQKVLIPEIRDELKKTISWVCCRF from the coding sequence ATGATGACAGATTTATCTCCTGCTGAGCAACATATTCAGTATGTCACAAGTTTTCAGGATCTTGCTTATACACCTTTTGAGGGCGCCATCAATGCGATTTGCTGGCGTCGTACACTAGGAGGTAATTTTTCTGAGATTGTTAAAAGAGTAGCACTAAACGGGAATATAACCGAAATCCAACCGGAGGAGCTTCGTGAACTTCAATTGAGTGAGCAAGGGCAACTTGCCCGTGATATTCTTCTCAATGATTTGCAACTATTGACGGCTCATGGGGCTTCCCCGGTACTTAATGTTATCAACCACTATGAGCAGGACGATAGCTACCTGTTTTTCCCCACCGATGTTTATTCTTTCCACGTAGATCGTTCTCCCATACCCACAGATACCTTTTTATGTACTTATTATGGCGATTCCAGCGAAATATTGCCCAATGCACAAGGCCAACAGAAAGTTCTTATTCCAGAAATACGTGATGAACTGAAAAAAACTATATCATGGGTCTGCTGCAGGTTTTGA
- a CDS encoding lipase family protein, producing METKVKPAAISLSDAIKYAKLVDLADIIYKQAVKNNDTATQQNPSLKAYANICNDNTYQLLVDKNFLTNYQVLYHVQMIENRTPVYFGFIAQDNDSKEYVMAIRGTESAFEDIADNYFVPTPFKEFSSDPSVPSGFYNLYEAGRLVSPSGSVNKITPVSLPTVAANPVALMKDAAKVRTVLTGHSLGATLVTYYAAAVTVGQGKDLNLCLYTYASPMTGDSTFTDAVNKGVAESYRVYNKPDVVPTLPIWIGSNGGNIYTQIAQGFPIDSTNNKNVSTAFGCAHQLPVYQYLLEKLNGNDNPNIINAAGGSCRRKG from the coding sequence ATGGAAACTAAAGTAAAGCCTGCAGCAATTTCCCTATCTGACGCTATTAAGTATGCCAAATTAGTAGACCTGGCGGACATTATTTACAAACAGGCTGTAAAGAATAACGATACCGCTACACAACAAAATCCTTCTTTAAAGGCGTACGCAAATATATGTAATGATAACACCTACCAGCTATTGGTAGATAAAAACTTCTTGACAAACTACCAGGTATTGTATCATGTACAGATGATAGAGAACAGGACACCGGTCTATTTTGGTTTTATAGCACAGGATAACGACTCAAAGGAATATGTAATGGCCATCCGTGGTACAGAAAGTGCTTTTGAAGATATCGCGGATAACTATTTCGTTCCGACTCCTTTCAAGGAATTCAGTAGTGATCCTTCTGTCCCTTCCGGATTTTACAATCTTTACGAAGCAGGCCGCCTGGTATCGCCGTCCGGATCAGTCAACAAGATAACTCCTGTTTCATTACCTACAGTGGCAGCTAATCCGGTGGCGCTTATGAAAGATGCGGCAAAGGTGCGGACGGTACTCACAGGTCATAGTCTGGGCGCCACATTGGTCACTTATTATGCGGCTGCTGTGACAGTTGGTCAGGGTAAAGATTTAAATCTTTGCCTGTATACTTATGCGTCTCCGATGACCGGCGATAGCACCTTTACTGATGCGGTCAACAAGGGAGTAGCTGAAAGTTATCGAGTATACAACAAGCCGGATGTTGTTCCAACGCTTCCAATTTGGATCGGGAGCAATGGTGGAAATATCTATACGCAGATAGCCCAGGGCTTTCCCATCGATTCGACAAATAATAAGAATGTGAGTACTGCTTTCGGGTGCGCACATCAGCTCCCGGTTTATCAGTATCTATTAGAGAAACTCAACGGAAATGATAATCCTAACATTATAAATGCCGCAGGTGGTAGTTGCAGGCGCAAAGGCTGA
- a CDS encoding dihydrofolate reductase family protein, with protein sequence MKTSIYIAMSANGFISNARNVPDWLSPEYGQGMYGICQKFKAVIMGKTTYDIIAPDHLPLKEEGTTIVLTTHEDETSANPTVHFSKASPAEVIQRLVGEGYEQAVIIGGTMTISQFMKAGLVDDVYFVIEPVLFDGGLPLLKNLTSELKLNLLNVLKLNDNTVQLHYQVQKS encoded by the coding sequence ATGAAAACTAGCATTTATATTGCAATGTCTGCGAACGGATTTATTTCAAATGCCAGAAATGTGCCAGATTGGCTTTCGCCTGAGTATGGTCAGGGTATGTATGGTATTTGTCAAAAGTTCAAAGCTGTCATCATGGGTAAAACAACATATGATATTATCGCACCTGATCACTTACCACTAAAAGAGGAGGGCACAACGATAGTCTTAACTACACATGAAGATGAAACGTCTGCAAACCCAACAGTACATTTCTCTAAAGCTAGTCCGGCCGAAGTTATACAACGCCTGGTGGGCGAAGGTTATGAGCAGGCGGTGATTATTGGTGGAACAATGACCATAAGCCAATTCATGAAAGCCGGGTTAGTCGATGACGTATATTTTGTCATAGAACCCGTATTGTTTGATGGTGGACTGCCGCTATTAAAAAACCTAACGAGCGAGTTAAAACTTAATTTACTGAATGTCTTGAAGTTGAACGACAATACAGTTCAACTTCATTACCAGGTACAGAAAAGTTAA
- a CDS encoding DEAD/DEAH box helicase, whose amino-acid sequence MEKQKNILSFWKDIEIFSMPDVPREAKVLNFNKSLPWELNYELQESSTLRHYVFLGKHSKEQIVKLIEDQVGDEPDDDFREKPGGDTCMAVLVLDEQGCLVSENPYLQASYIHGLKCLQDEVSLSTLNDRLSAAQLGFAERHPINPDAEDVEERLSPVITIAHLKKEIEILNKLGIKGMRCEEQVYVQSVRVSKRAKNDIPFLNSFYLDDFQQLLNTQTSFGEGLNQLLRLEVNENLKVDFINDEKAVFEALDPGKLTAGKWPSNPLFGLYTAQLGAVSSCFSELTDSGILGINGPPGTGKTTLLSDVVAEIIVLRAQKIMQIGVTGLFSKGTKLEMDDRFAYYFITTSKVFDDVGIVVASNNNSAVENISKELPDERKIDRDTFADAGYFTDSSQQLIDGKSWGALAVALGNADNRTNFKSKFWYRNEKTSGFQEYLKSIYSNTEGEDRKQIYQDLFDTAKAELQVLLKSFDDFKTAASNFYQLIPAYFEDRELITGTEDKMQTVIERLQIIRTDIRNLLQKMSVIDSDISQIQHRIQLHQSAKPRFFFFKKLFNTAGFKKWNAIFLALLVEYNNSSDERAVLRKKQDALETEIDNREKKKRHLQQQLAIIGQRINKYNETRRSLHELYGIDYNNIPDDHLLEALKHDTKKFHKSNPWSSVCINKLRSEIFLKSLKLHEYAILCNAKQFRNNISLLIDLMDGKAEVSDNIALSLWQSFFFCIPVVSTTLASVSRLFRNLGKESIGWVLLDEAGQATPQSTAGIIYRAKRTIIIGDPLQIEPVVTIPGTLIKILNAAYKNDLLWSPLRSSAQTLADRVTTIGSWMMQGDGEQIWTGFPLRTHRRCNNPMFDISNEIAYGGQMVKAIDDVPFNCVLGNSQWFDITGFTIEKKHIVKEEIDLLKEKIQLLEESSKSIFVISPFKTVAHACKETMYRINPNVQCGTIHTFQGKEADIVFLVLGSDPGRNGARAWASKTPNMLNVALTRARRRLFVIGSKKHWKPHAYFNVLCSRLS is encoded by the coding sequence TTGGAAAAGCAAAAAAACATACTGTCTTTTTGGAAAGACATTGAAATATTCAGCATGCCGGATGTTCCCCGCGAAGCAAAAGTGCTTAACTTCAACAAGTCTCTTCCATGGGAGTTGAATTATGAATTACAGGAAAGCAGTACATTAAGGCACTATGTTTTCTTGGGAAAACATAGTAAGGAGCAAATAGTTAAATTAATTGAGGATCAGGTAGGGGATGAACCAGATGATGACTTTAGAGAAAAACCAGGCGGTGATACGTGCATGGCTGTACTGGTCCTGGATGAACAAGGATGCTTGGTGTCGGAAAATCCGTATTTGCAGGCATCATATATACATGGGCTGAAATGCCTGCAAGATGAAGTGAGTTTGTCAACGCTCAACGATCGTTTATCAGCTGCACAGTTAGGGTTTGCTGAACGTCATCCCATTAACCCTGACGCAGAAGATGTAGAAGAGAGGCTGTCGCCTGTAATAACAATTGCACATTTAAAGAAGGAAATAGAAATCCTGAATAAGCTAGGTATAAAAGGCATGCGTTGTGAAGAACAGGTTTATGTACAATCCGTCCGAGTATCCAAGCGTGCAAAAAATGATATTCCTTTTTTAAATAGCTTTTACCTGGACGACTTTCAACAATTACTTAATACGCAAACATCCTTTGGTGAGGGACTCAATCAGTTGCTAAGATTGGAAGTAAATGAAAATCTCAAAGTCGATTTTATAAATGATGAAAAGGCTGTATTCGAGGCTTTAGATCCTGGGAAACTTACCGCTGGCAAATGGCCATCTAATCCTTTATTTGGCCTGTATACCGCCCAGCTCGGCGCAGTAAGTTCTTGTTTTTCCGAACTGACAGATAGCGGTATTTTGGGCATTAACGGCCCACCAGGTACCGGAAAGACGACGCTTTTATCTGATGTCGTGGCCGAAATAATAGTATTACGTGCGCAAAAAATTATGCAAATCGGTGTAACAGGTTTGTTTAGCAAAGGAACCAAACTGGAAATGGATGATAGATTCGCTTATTATTTTATCACAACAAGTAAGGTTTTTGACGATGTCGGAATTGTTGTGGCGAGTAACAATAATTCAGCTGTAGAAAATATTTCTAAGGAATTGCCTGATGAACGTAAAATTGACAGGGACACCTTTGCAGATGCCGGCTATTTCACAGATAGCTCGCAACAGCTCATTGACGGTAAAAGTTGGGGCGCATTAGCTGTTGCATTGGGAAATGCCGATAACCGGACCAATTTCAAGAGTAAGTTTTGGTACAGAAACGAGAAGACCTCCGGTTTTCAGGAATACCTCAAATCAATATATAGCAATACAGAAGGCGAAGACCGAAAACAAATATACCAGGATTTATTTGATACTGCAAAGGCAGAACTGCAGGTATTATTGAAATCGTTTGATGATTTTAAAACGGCCGCTTCGAATTTTTATCAGCTGATCCCAGCCTATTTTGAAGATCGGGAACTGATAACCGGGACCGAAGACAAAATGCAGACAGTGATCGAACGTCTCCAAATTATACGCACGGATATACGGAATCTTCTTCAAAAAATGTCGGTGATAGACTCAGATATTTCTCAGATACAGCATCGTATCCAGCTACATCAGTCTGCGAAACCCCGCTTCTTCTTCTTTAAAAAACTGTTTAATACCGCCGGCTTTAAAAAATGGAATGCTATTTTTCTTGCTTTACTGGTAGAATACAATAACTCGTCAGATGAACGAGCCGTACTCCGAAAGAAACAGGATGCGCTGGAAACGGAGATTGATAACAGGGAAAAGAAGAAAAGGCATTTGCAACAGCAATTAGCAATAATTGGTCAGCGTATCAATAAGTATAATGAAACACGGAGAAGCCTTCATGAGCTTTATGGTATTGATTATAACAATATTCCGGATGACCATTTATTAGAAGCCTTAAAGCATGATACGAAAAAATTTCATAAAAGCAACCCGTGGTCATCTGTCTGTATCAATAAACTAAGGAGTGAAATATTTTTAAAAAGTCTGAAATTACATGAATATGCCATTTTGTGCAATGCGAAACAGTTTAGGAACAATATCAGTTTGTTGATCGACTTAATGGATGGCAAGGCTGAGGTTAGTGATAATATTGCATTAAGCTTATGGCAATCATTTTTCTTTTGTATTCCTGTTGTTTCGACAACCCTTGCATCTGTTAGTCGCCTGTTCCGTAACCTTGGAAAAGAAAGTATCGGATGGGTATTGCTCGATGAAGCAGGTCAGGCAACTCCGCAGTCTACAGCTGGCATTATTTACAGAGCGAAAAGAACGATCATAATTGGCGATCCTTTACAGATAGAACCAGTAGTCACTATCCCTGGTACACTTATAAAAATATTGAACGCTGCTTACAAAAATGATTTGTTATGGTCGCCATTGAGAAGCTCAGCGCAAACATTGGCTGACCGGGTCACAACTATTGGTAGCTGGATGATGCAAGGAGATGGTGAGCAGATATGGACCGGGTTCCCATTACGTACACATCGGCGGTGTAACAATCCGATGTTTGACATCTCTAATGAAATTGCCTACGGTGGTCAAATGGTAAAGGCCATCGATGATGTACCTTTTAACTGCGTACTCGGTAATTCTCAATGGTTTGACATAACCGGGTTTACCATTGAAAAGAAGCATATAGTAAAAGAGGAAATTGACTTACTTAAAGAAAAGATCCAGCTGCTGGAAGAATCGAGTAAAAGTATATTTGTTATATCGCCCTTTAAGACCGTTGCCCACGCCTGCAAAGAGACAATGTACAGAATCAACCCTAATGTACAATGCGGAACAATTCACACCTTCCAAGGTAAGGAAGCTGACATCGTTTTTTTAGTGTTGGGCAGTGATCCAGGAAGGAATGGGGCAAGAGCCTGGGCATCAAAAACGCCTAATATGCTTAATGTAGCATTAACTCGTGCCAGAAGGAGGCTTTTTGTCATCGGCAGTAAAAAGCACTGGAAGCCGCATGCATATTTTAACGTGCTTTGCAGCAGGCTATCCTGA
- a CDS encoding putative quinol monooxygenase: MDINLKPITVVISSLIKPGMMKIARQALYEVIKEVIAQEIDCQAIHVYEDHDNLQRLLIIEKWTSKGIFLGSHMQMPYMKAFMQAAESFLDGKADFTCWDEVLVAP; encoded by the coding sequence ATGGATATTAATTTAAAGCCCATAACCGTAGTTATATCCAGTTTAATTAAGCCCGGAATGATGAAGATCGCCAGACAAGCACTCTATGAAGTCATTAAAGAGGTGATCGCTCAGGAAATTGACTGTCAGGCGATACATGTTTATGAAGATCACGACAATCTGCAGCGCCTCCTAATTATCGAAAAGTGGACTTCGAAAGGAATTTTTTTAGGTTCCCATATGCAGATGCCTTATATGAAAGCATTTATGCAAGCTGCGGAATCATTTCTTGATGGTAAAGCCGATTTTACATGCTGGGATGAAGTATTAGTAGCGCCTTAG
- a CDS encoding NmrA family NAD(P)-binding protein produces MYIILGATGHIGSAVIRQLVQHGASVTGITSNNDHASQIEKAGATAAVADVRDTETLTRIFKTGKRLYVLNPPAAPHTDTSEEEEKNIVSIVEAISKSSFEKIVVESTYGAQPGSQLGDLAVLYNLEQKVKAIFRTPTIIRGAYYYSNWDSMLHSATTTGTIYSLYPADFVFPMVAPADIALLAAKALQAPADEHPLFYIEGPRQYAPADVAIAFSRALQKEVEVTVIPESGWVDFLLESGFSTAAAQSMANMTHVTLYSKNTSDCPEKGNITLEEYIQALVDDKVHSK; encoded by the coding sequence ATGTATATTATCTTAGGAGCCACTGGACATATTGGTTCAGCTGTCATCAGGCAATTGGTACAGCATGGTGCATCTGTCACCGGCATTACCAGCAACAATGATCATGCGTCACAGATAGAGAAAGCAGGAGCAACTGCTGCTGTAGCAGATGTCCGAGATACCGAAACGCTGACCCGGATATTTAAAACAGGCAAGCGGCTATATGTACTTAATCCACCTGCAGCACCTCATACTGACACCTCTGAAGAGGAGGAAAAAAACATTGTATCTATAGTTGAGGCTATATCGAAGAGTTCCTTTGAAAAAATTGTAGTCGAATCGACTTATGGCGCACAGCCGGGTAGCCAATTAGGAGACCTTGCTGTACTATATAACCTGGAGCAAAAGGTAAAGGCGATCTTTCGAACTCCAACAATAATACGTGGTGCTTACTATTATAGTAATTGGGACTCGATGCTCCACTCGGCTACTACAACGGGGACCATTTATTCGTTGTATCCCGCCGACTTTGTATTTCCTATGGTAGCACCTGCCGATATCGCCCTATTAGCCGCCAAAGCATTACAAGCGCCGGCAGATGAACATCCCTTATTTTATATCGAAGGGCCTCGTCAATACGCTCCTGCTGACGTGGCAATAGCTTTTAGTCGGGCTTTGCAAAAAGAGGTGGAAGTAACCGTGATACCAGAAAGCGGGTGGGTAGATTTCCTATTGGAATCTGGTTTCTCAACAGCTGCTGCGCAATCAATGGCCAACATGACGCACGTCACTTTGTACAGTAAAAATACATCGGATTGCCCTGAGAAAGGTAACATCACTTTGGAAGAATATATTCAAGCGCTTGTTGACGATAAAGTGCACTCAAAATAA
- a CDS encoding dihydrofolate reductase family protein, protein MRRIRIFEHISLDGVIEHDADYIYGAWTTPYRSPAGAAMLFEAYGPNFDILLGRNTYDIFSKYWPTAGDFPMANAINTATKYIVTHRPDSLEWGPVKGLSGDIAAAIHDIKSTDGPDIIVVGSSTLTSLLLDQGLADEVILITYPVLLGRGKRLISHSIDARELTFVDSKATPTGLLINTYKHLGSLKK, encoded by the coding sequence ATGAGAAGGATCAGAATTTTCGAACATATTTCACTCGACGGTGTGATCGAGCACGACGCAGACTATATCTATGGTGCATGGACGACACCTTATCGCAGTCCTGCGGGAGCAGCCATGCTTTTTGAAGCATATGGCCCTAACTTCGACATACTGCTGGGCCGTAATACCTACGATATATTCAGCAAGTATTGGCCTACTGCCGGAGATTTTCCGATGGCCAATGCCATCAACACAGCCACGAAATACATAGTCACACACCGGCCAGACAGCCTGGAATGGGGGCCTGTAAAAGGTTTAAGTGGAGACATTGCTGCGGCAATCCATGATATCAAATCTACAGATGGTCCCGACATAATCGTCGTGGGGAGTTCGACCCTAACCTCCTTATTACTTGATCAGGGGCTGGCTGATGAGGTGATACTTATCACCTATCCTGTTTTGCTTGGCCGTGGTAAACGCCTGATATCACACAGTATTGACGCCCGGGAACTTACCTTTGTTGACTCAAAAGCCACCCCCACTGGCTTGCTCATCAATACTTACAAACACCTGGGATCACTGAAAAAATAA
- a CDS encoding winged helix-turn-helix transcriptional regulator, with protein MRKKESTDYTNEQSLFQLCERNSAISMISGRWKGQIVYYISQGNDRFHLLQQKLPNISETVLARQLKELERHAILVKREIPNTVPAGIKYILTNKGIDLVPILDSLCKWGKMYADGKEISIPTEGQPLKVANQEIG; from the coding sequence ATGAGAAAAAAAGAGTCTACAGATTATACCAATGAACAGTCTTTATTCCAGCTGTGTGAACGCAATTCGGCTATAAGTATGATTAGTGGCCGCTGGAAAGGTCAAATAGTTTATTACATCTCCCAAGGAAATGATCGGTTCCACCTGTTGCAGCAAAAATTGCCTAATATATCTGAAACTGTTTTGGCCAGGCAGTTGAAGGAATTGGAACGTCATGCTATACTTGTAAAAAGGGAAATACCGAACACGGTACCAGCAGGTATAAAATATATTTTAACCAATAAGGGCATTGACCTTGTTCCGATTCTGGACAGCTTGTGTAAATGGGGAAAAATGTATGCAGACGGGAAAGAGATTTCCATTCCTACAGAAGGACAACCTCTTAAAGTTGCCAACCAAGAAATTGGTTAG
- a CDS encoding SDR family oxidoreductase produces the protein MSEKIVLITGTNSGFGWLTAHSVAGLGHKVYATMRDTKGKNVEKANALSAVENVTVLDVTLTDDESVRQAVDTIIAAEGKIDVLVNNAGFASNGVAESFTTADVQYMFDVNVFAAWRFIKQVLPSMRKQSDGLIINVTSGFGRVSFPLATIYAASKFGLEGLSEGLHYELRPLGVDVAILEPGAFPTEISQKAPLASDLSVYAGYSAIADIPNKMMDAIGSLIETHNPNPQDVADAIVKLIDSEKGKRPLRTVVDPITGEFIEAANQAIEKQYGKGLTLFGMGELLA, from the coding sequence ATGAGCGAAAAAATTGTATTAATAACAGGAACAAATAGTGGATTTGGTTGGCTGACTGCCCACAGCGTTGCTGGTTTGGGGCATAAGGTTTACGCAACTATGCGGGATACAAAGGGTAAAAATGTGGAAAAAGCCAATGCCCTATCGGCTGTAGAAAATGTGACCGTTTTAGATGTTACTCTTACAGATGACGAAAGTGTCAGACAAGCGGTTGATACGATCATCGCTGCAGAAGGTAAGATCGACGTGCTTGTTAACAATGCTGGTTTCGCCTCGAACGGAGTGGCAGAGAGCTTTACCACGGCAGATGTACAGTATATGTTTGACGTGAATGTGTTTGCCGCCTGGAGGTTTATTAAGCAGGTGTTGCCATCCATGCGTAAGCAGTCGGACGGCCTGATCATTAATGTGACCAGTGGTTTTGGAAGGGTCTCTTTTCCTCTTGCTACCATATATGCCGCTTCCAAGTTCGGCCTTGAAGGGCTGAGCGAAGGTTTGCATTACGAGCTCAGACCCCTGGGTGTGGATGTGGCTATTTTAGAACCGGGTGCTTTTCCTACCGAAATAAGCCAAAAGGCGCCTCTAGCTTCAGACCTATCGGTGTATGCAGGTTATAGCGCAATTGCGGATATTCCTAACAAAATGATGGATGCTATCGGTAGTCTGATCGAGACTCATAATCCAAATCCACAGGATGTTGCCGATGCCATTGTCAAACTAATCGATTCTGAAAAAGGCAAAAGACCTTTAAGGACTGTTGTTGACCCAATCACAGGAGAATTCATTGAAGCAGCTAACCAGGCTATAGAGAAACAATATGGCAAAGGTCTGACATTATTTGGTATGGGGGAGCTTTTAGCTTAG